In Verrucomicrobiia bacterium, a single genomic region encodes these proteins:
- a CDS encoding Ig-like domain-containing protein, which yields MKKIFHRFSIRLAMIIVAAFALQQSVSMADTVVVGFGANFAFTPKIININIGDTIIFSNNSAGFEHTVTGTGAEPMCGASIFTTLGSGCSHTFTTAGSFPFQCNFHAVSFNMTGLVNVASVVVPPPTISISSPTNGAVFAEPASIALAAIVGGGTVTNVTFFAGTNQIGTVTNAPFTLRSTPLAAGTYALTAVASAGGVSATSAVVNVTAVTPLPISASTPLITNGQFSFLYSANPGLNYVIQNSSNLTTWLSLATNTAATNPVLFTDTLNTNTNAASFYRVGLSPNP from the coding sequence ATGAAAAAAATATTCCATCGCTTCTCGATCCGGCTGGCTATGATTATTGTTGCGGCTTTTGCCCTGCAACAAAGTGTTTCCATGGCAGACACCGTTGTCGTTGGTTTCGGCGCCAACTTTGCCTTTACCCCGAAGATCATCAACATCAACATCGGTGACACGATCATCTTTTCAAATAACTCCGCAGGCTTCGAACACACAGTGACGGGCACGGGCGCTGAACCCATGTGTGGCGCTTCGATCTTTACAACGCTGGGTTCCGGTTGCTCGCATACATTCACGACGGCCGGGTCGTTTCCGTTCCAATGCAATTTCCATGCGGTGAGTTTTAACATGACCGGTCTCGTGAATGTCGCCTCAGTAGTCGTTCCGCCGCCGACGATTTCAATCAGCAGTCCGACAAATGGCGCGGTCTTTGCCGAACCCGCGAGCATTGCCCTGGCGGCGATTGTGGGAGGCGGCACGGTAACGAATGTCACGTTCTTCGCCGGCACTAATCAGATCGGAACTGTGACCAATGCACCGTTCACGCTGCGATCCACGCCACTGGCGGCGGGGACTTACGCCTTGACGGCGGTGGCGTCGGCCGGAGGTGTTTCCGCAACTTCAGCGGTGGTGAATGTGACGGCCGTTACGCCCTTGCCGATTTCGGCCAGCACTCCGCTCATCACGAATGGCCAATTTTCGTTTCTGTATTCCGCAAATCCCGGACTCAATTATGTGATCCAAAATTCATCCAATCTGACGACGTGGCTGTCCTTGGCAACCAATACCGCCGCGACCAATCCGGTCTTGTTTACGGATACGCTTAATACGAATACAAATGCCGCCAGTTTCTATCGCGTTGGCCTGTCACCAAATCCTTAA
- a CDS encoding M23 family metallopeptidase: MTPRLHAEPAPRRLNVFTVKRDGVIHFYVQNLGLASITATLDMDMTNLQGNTTFPYTTTLGGNVTVEAFALSRIETNAPWNYRYENSCVIGSATAVPDENYSYQLPYAPGSSFPVSQGYHGSFSHCGPDEFAIDWKMPVGTPVHAARGGVVVQSKDDMNRGGPDRKFEKDANCVLIQHSDGTIGIYGHLKHGGNKVKVGDHVNAGDIIALSGNTGFSNGAHLHFAVFKAKNGKERLSLPVKFRDASQQMVTLEMGHTYTAAPLDIFPGETPALAVAGHPAAPITAAKMLQ; this comes from the coding sequence ATGACTCCGCGGCTCCACGCGGAACCCGCGCCCAGACGGCTGAATGTTTTCACGGTCAAGCGCGACGGCGTGATTCATTTTTATGTTCAAAATCTCGGGCTCGCGTCCATCACCGCGACGCTCGACATGGACATGACGAATCTTCAGGGCAACACCACCTTTCCTTATACCACAACGCTGGGCGGCAATGTAACCGTCGAAGCTTTCGCGCTCTCGCGAATTGAAACCAACGCGCCGTGGAATTATCGTTATGAAAATTCCTGTGTGATCGGCAGCGCGACTGCGGTGCCGGATGAAAACTACTCTTACCAGTTGCCCTATGCGCCTGGCAGTTCGTTTCCGGTAAGCCAGGGTTATCATGGCAGTTTCAGCCATTGCGGTCCCGATGAATTTGCCATTGATTGGAAAATGCCGGTGGGCACGCCGGTCCATGCGGCGCGTGGGGGCGTCGTTGTGCAGTCCAAGGACGACATGAACCGCGGCGGGCCTGATCGCAAGTTCGAGAAGGATGCCAACTGCGTCCTGATTCAACATTCCGACGGTACGATCGGCATTTATGGCCATCTCAAACACGGTGGCAACAAAGTCAAGGTGGGCGACCACGTCAACGCTGGAGATATTATCGCGCTTTCCGGCAACACTGGTTTCAGCAATGGCGCGCATCTGCACTTCGCGGTTTTCAAAGCGAAGAACGGAAAAGAAAGATTGAGCCTTCCGGTGAAATTCCGCGATGCCAGCCAGCAGATGGTCACGCTCGAAATGGGGCATACTTATACAGCGGCGCCCCTGGATATTTTTCCGGGGGAAACGCCAGCGTTGGCGGTTGCCGGACATCCGGCGGCGCCTATTACTGCGGCAAAGATGCTGCAATAA